A single Tenacibaculum sp. 190524A02b DNA region contains:
- a CDS encoding FG-GAP-like repeat-containing protein: MKKNTLTTLLVLFIIGVTNAQVWKDTSKFEALVAKENDKYGVSVGINSNYYFIGASLDDEAVVGTSDESKSNGGAVYVYNSTNKLHQKLFPSEPMKSAYFGNSLAVNDNYLVVGSYYGKHDKNESKKEGLAYIFNKNASNEWVEAKILKQEIGNSYDLFGRDVAVNGDYILVSANGDDEGGRDTGAAYIFFKNQGGDNNWGQQAKLKVSKPQSKEYLGWSGDLYGDYAVLGAYKYDANTKEDVGTAYVFKREGTTWRQQKQFLIDEANPDDLVGYDVAIYENRIAISAPNASVEGVSRAGKVYVFEKGNKDSWNLVKTLVSPSPVQDEIFGHKIAMEGDKIVVSSKGYNSRKGRVFVFTNKGTLWTSKEISKQTQREDDNYGASVALKNDKILIGSDEGTDRVGAVYAYNLVNRFNLVSEASIPAFYYASLDWGDFDNDGYKDLVISGGLDNNLDFSADVSAIKLYRNKQNGQFEEVISPEVYGLHLGAVKFADIDNDGDLDLVTSGQNYNDITKYYLTVYENKSGAFTKKQELDGVIYSSISFGDFDNNGTLDLLVTGAQQSHGGASKITKIYKNTNGSFVDASINLPAVQNGNAEFADIDVDGDLDILLMGTDKNDNYILKTFENVNGVYTEKQNLPGMYLGWFAFGDFNADGYLDFAVMGDDTNDDYAAKIYKNVKGEFAEYQTLKGIDNSSGTTPISWGDYDNDGELDLVISGTDVDYNDVTIVYKNTKGKFEISEEGVMQLGGNTSLGWGDFDLDNDIDIIVSGWYTDAKDKQYKSGTFLHENLTGEKNNKPLMASDLVTTKNGNEILFEWNMATDDFTKSKSLYYILNVGTQKDKSDIASYPVYGTSWKLKYLEADKTYFWNLQTVDASQAMSDKIYGSDVVLSVNDEDVLGNDIVIYPNPTAEKITIKSSVVAIEEIKLLDVNGKVLSFNETVNTRLALNIAQYASGVYILSIKTNKGFINRKIIKN; this comes from the coding sequence ATGAAAAAAAATACACTTACTACATTATTAGTGCTATTTATAATTGGAGTAACGAATGCGCAAGTATGGAAAGATACCTCCAAGTTTGAGGCTTTAGTAGCTAAAGAGAATGATAAATATGGAGTTTCAGTAGGTATCAATAGCAACTATTATTTTATAGGAGCTTCGTTAGATGATGAAGCAGTTGTGGGAACATCTGATGAAAGCAAATCAAATGGTGGAGCTGTATATGTATACAATTCAACTAATAAACTACATCAGAAGTTATTTCCTTCTGAGCCAATGAAATCAGCTTATTTTGGAAACAGTTTAGCTGTAAATGATAATTATTTAGTGGTCGGTTCCTATTATGGAAAGCATGATAAAAATGAATCTAAAAAAGAAGGATTAGCATACATTTTTAATAAAAATGCCAGTAATGAATGGGTAGAAGCTAAAATATTAAAGCAAGAAATTGGAAATTCATATGATTTATTTGGAAGAGATGTAGCGGTTAATGGAGATTATATTTTAGTATCAGCTAATGGAGATGATGAAGGAGGAAGAGATACCGGTGCTGCATATATCTTTTTTAAAAATCAAGGAGGAGATAATAATTGGGGACAACAAGCTAAGTTAAAAGTAAGCAAACCACAAAGTAAGGAGTATCTAGGGTGGTCAGGAGATTTATATGGAGATTATGCGGTTTTAGGTGCTTATAAATACGATGCAAATACTAAAGAAGATGTGGGTACAGCCTATGTTTTTAAACGTGAAGGAACAACTTGGCGACAACAAAAGCAATTTTTAATTGATGAGGCGAATCCAGATGATTTAGTAGGCTATGATGTTGCTATTTACGAAAATAGAATAGCTATTTCAGCACCTAATGCAAGCGTTGAAGGTGTAAGTAGAGCCGGAAAAGTATACGTGTTTGAAAAAGGAAATAAGGATAGTTGGAATTTAGTTAAAACATTGGTTTCGCCATCACCAGTACAAGATGAAATTTTTGGGCATAAAATAGCTATGGAAGGAGATAAAATTGTAGTTAGTTCAAAAGGATATAATTCAAGAAAAGGAAGAGTTTTTGTATTCACTAATAAAGGTACTTTATGGACTTCAAAAGAAATTAGTAAACAAACTCAAAGGGAAGATGATAATTATGGAGCTAGTGTAGCTTTAAAGAATGATAAAATTTTAATAGGTAGTGATGAGGGAACAGATAGAGTTGGTGCCGTTTATGCTTATAACTTAGTTAATAGATTTAATTTAGTGTCAGAGGCTTCTATTCCAGCTTTTTATTATGCGTCTTTGGATTGGGGAGATTTTGATAATGATGGTTATAAAGACCTAGTAATTTCAGGAGGGTTAGATAATAATTTAGATTTTAGTGCGGATGTTAGTGCTATAAAATTATATAGAAATAAACAAAACGGACAGTTTGAGGAAGTTATTAGCCCTGAAGTTTACGGATTACATTTAGGTGCGGTAAAATTTGCTGATATTGATAATGATGGTGATTTAGATTTGGTAACAAGTGGTCAAAATTATAATGATATTACTAAGTATTACTTAACTGTTTATGAAAATAAGAGTGGAGCTTTTACCAAAAAACAAGAACTAGACGGAGTTATTTATTCATCTATAAGCTTTGGAGATTTTGATAATAATGGAACATTAGATTTATTAGTAACTGGAGCGCAACAATCTCATGGAGGTGCATCAAAAATTACTAAAATCTATAAAAATACGAATGGAAGCTTTGTAGATGCTTCTATAAACCTACCTGCTGTTCAAAATGGAAATGCTGAATTTGCTGATATTGATGTGGATGGAGATTTAGATATTTTACTAATGGGAACGGATAAGAATGATAACTATATTTTAAAAACATTTGAAAATGTAAATGGAGTTTACACAGAAAAGCAAAATTTACCAGGAATGTATTTAGGTTGGTTTGCATTTGGAGATTTCAATGCAGATGGTTATTTAGATTTTGCAGTTATGGGGGATGATACAAATGATGATTATGCAGCTAAAATTTATAAAAATGTAAAAGGAGAATTTGCAGAATACCAAACCTTAAAGGGGATAGATAATAGCAGTGGAACAACACCTATAAGTTGGGGTGATTATGATAATGATGGTGAGTTAGATTTGGTGATTTCTGGAACTGATGTAGATTATAATGATGTAACAATAGTTTATAAGAATACGAAAGGTAAATTTGAAATTTCTGAAGAAGGAGTTATGCAATTAGGAGGAAATACAAGTTTAGGCTGGGGTGATTTTGACTTAGATAATGATATAGATATTATAGTTTCTGGTTGGTATACAGATGCAAAAGATAAACAGTATAAATCAGGAACATTTTTACATGAGAACCTTACTGGTGAAAAAAATAATAAGCCGTTAATGGCATCAGATTTAGTTACTACCAAAAATGGAAATGAAATTTTATTTGAATGGAATATGGCTACTGATGATTTTACTAAAAGTAAATCGTTGTACTATATTTTAAATGTAGGAACTCAAAAAGATAAAAGTGATATCGCTTCTTATCCTGTATACGGAACTTCATGGAAGTTGAAATATTTAGAAGCTGACAAAACCTATTTTTGGAACCTGCAAACAGTAGATGCATCACAAGCAATGTCTGATAAAATCTATGGTTCTGATGTGGTTTTGTCAGTTAATGATGAAGATGTATTAGGTAATGATATCGTTATTTATCCTAATCCAACTGCTGAGAAAATAACTATAAAATCTTCGGTAGTAGCTATAGAGGAAATTAAATTGTTAGATGTAAATGGAAAGGTATTGTCATTTAATGAAACTGTTAATACTAGATTAGCATTAAATATCGCTCAATATGCTAGTGGTGTATACATTTTATCTATTAAAACTAACAAAGGTTTTATAAATAGAAAAATAATTAAAAATTAA
- the uvrA gene encoding excinuclease ABC subunit UvrA, whose protein sequence is MKRDLSTVNPKENIIIKGAKLHNLKDIDVVIPRNKLVVITGLSGSGKSSLAFDTLYAEGQRRYVESLSSYARQFLGKLHKPKVDYIKGIAPAIAIEQKVNSTNPRSTVGTSTEIYDYIKLLFARIGKTFSPISGKEVKKHTVTDVLNFVKTFEERTKLLLLAPITINENRKLETVLQVLTQQGYARLKYNDTVYRIDDFPVKEFKGNELFLVVDRIVVKHEDDFYNRLADAVQTAFFEGKGICYIDNLNTNETNAFSNKFELDGITFLEPNTHFFSFNNPYGACPTCEGYGNVIGIDEDLVIPNTGLSIYEDAIFPFKTDSYKKYKNDLILNAADFDIPIHKPWFELTEGQKDLVWNGTKKFKGINRLFKTLEEKSYKIQNRVMLSRYRGKTTCSECEGKRLRKETNYVKVYGKTISELVTLPLDELASFFNTIKLNKYEEKIGKRLLAEINSRLQFLQDVGLNYLTLNRTSNTLSGGESQRINLATSLGSSLVGSMYILDEPSIGLHPKDTERLIKVLKSLRDLGNTVIVVEHDEDIMKEADYIIDIGPEAGTYGGNLVAEGTFKDIIKSKSLTAQYLSEKLTIEVPKKRRNSKNTINVIGARENNLKNIDVSFPLNCLTVITGVSGSGKSTLVKKILYPAMQKHLIGYGNKLGQHTEVNGSYDTLKHVEFIDQNPIGRSSRSNPVTYIKAYDDIRKLLSAQKLSKIRNYQPKHFSFNVEGGRCEVCKGEGVVTIEMQFMADVHLQCEACNGKRFKKEVLEVNFEGKNIDDILNLTIDDAIDFFQKHEVTKIAKKLKPLQDVGLGYVQLGQSSSTLSGGEAQRIKLASFLVKGNTKDKALFIFDEPTTGLHFHDIQKLLNSFEALIEKGHSIIVIEHNIELIKCADYIIDLGTEGGKKGGNLIFAGTPEELAKDKTSFTAKYLAEKL, encoded by the coding sequence ATGAAAAGAGACTTATCTACCGTAAATCCTAAGGAAAATATAATAATTAAAGGCGCTAAATTGCACAATTTAAAAGATATTGATGTAGTTATTCCGCGTAATAAGTTAGTAGTTATTACTGGACTTTCTGGATCAGGTAAATCTTCTTTAGCTTTTGATACGTTATATGCAGAAGGACAAAGACGTTATGTAGAGAGTTTATCCTCATATGCTCGTCAGTTTTTAGGTAAATTACATAAACCAAAGGTTGATTATATTAAAGGAATAGCTCCTGCAATAGCCATTGAACAAAAAGTAAACTCAACCAACCCAAGATCAACGGTTGGAACTTCAACAGAAATATATGATTACATAAAGTTATTATTTGCTAGAATTGGTAAAACCTTCTCTCCTATTTCTGGGAAAGAAGTTAAAAAACACACCGTAACTGATGTTCTCAATTTTGTAAAAACATTTGAAGAGAGAACAAAACTTTTATTATTAGCTCCAATAACTATAAACGAAAACAGGAAATTAGAAACTGTTTTACAAGTTTTAACACAACAAGGCTATGCTCGTTTAAAATATAATGATACTGTATATAGAATTGATGATTTTCCTGTTAAAGAGTTTAAAGGTAACGAGCTTTTTTTAGTTGTAGATAGAATTGTTGTAAAACATGAAGATGACTTTTACAATCGTTTAGCAGACGCTGTTCAAACAGCTTTCTTTGAAGGCAAAGGTATTTGTTATATAGATAATTTAAACACAAATGAAACAAATGCTTTTAGTAATAAATTTGAGTTAGATGGTATTACTTTCTTAGAACCTAATACACACTTTTTTAGTTTTAATAACCCCTATGGAGCATGCCCTACTTGTGAAGGGTACGGAAATGTTATTGGTATTGATGAAGATTTGGTAATTCCAAATACTGGACTTTCTATTTATGAAGATGCTATTTTCCCTTTTAAAACGGATAGTTATAAAAAGTATAAAAATGACTTGATTCTAAATGCAGCTGATTTTGATATTCCTATCCACAAACCTTGGTTTGAACTTACAGAAGGGCAAAAAGATTTGGTTTGGAATGGAACTAAGAAATTTAAAGGAATTAATCGTTTATTTAAAACCTTAGAAGAAAAAAGCTATAAAATTCAAAATAGAGTTATGTTATCTCGTTATAGAGGTAAAACTACTTGCTCTGAATGCGAGGGGAAACGTTTACGTAAAGAGACTAACTATGTGAAGGTATATGGTAAAACCATTTCTGAATTGGTAACTCTTCCTTTAGATGAATTAGCTAGTTTTTTTAATACTATAAAACTAAATAAATACGAAGAAAAAATTGGAAAGCGACTACTAGCAGAAATTAACAGTCGTCTTCAATTTTTACAAGATGTTGGTCTTAATTATTTAACCTTAAACAGAACTTCTAACACCTTATCTGGAGGAGAAAGCCAACGTATTAATCTAGCAACTTCTTTAGGCAGTAGTTTAGTAGGTTCTATGTATATTTTAGATGAGCCTAGCATTGGATTGCATCCTAAAGATACAGAGCGATTAATTAAGGTTTTAAAAAGTCTACGTGATTTAGGAAATACCGTTATTGTAGTTGAACATGATGAAGACATTATGAAAGAGGCAGATTATATTATTGATATTGGCCCTGAAGCTGGTACTTATGGAGGAAATTTAGTTGCTGAAGGAACTTTTAAAGACATCATTAAATCTAAATCTTTAACAGCTCAGTATTTATCTGAAAAATTAACTATTGAAGTTCCTAAAAAAAGAAGGAATTCAAAAAACACCATTAATGTTATTGGTGCCAGAGAAAATAATTTAAAAAATATAGATGTTTCTTTCCCTTTAAATTGTTTAACTGTTATTACTGGAGTTTCTGGTAGTGGAAAAAGTACTTTGGTAAAAAAGATTTTGTATCCTGCTATGCAAAAACACCTAATTGGTTATGGAAATAAGTTAGGTCAACATACGGAAGTTAATGGAAGTTACGACACGCTAAAACATGTTGAATTTATAGATCAAAATCCTATTGGTCGTTCGTCACGCTCTAACCCCGTAACTTATATTAAAGCATACGATGATATTAGAAAATTACTTTCTGCACAAAAGCTTTCTAAAATTAGAAACTATCAGCCAAAGCATTTCTCTTTTAATGTTGAAGGTGGTAGGTGTGAAGTTTGTAAGGGAGAAGGAGTCGTAACTATAGAAATGCAGTTTATGGCTGATGTACATTTACAATGTGAAGCTTGTAATGGAAAACGCTTTAAAAAAGAAGTATTAGAAGTAAATTTTGAAGGAAAAAATATAGACGACATTCTCAATTTAACTATTGATGATGCTATTGATTTTTTCCAAAAACATGAAGTTACCAAAATAGCTAAAAAACTTAAACCTTTACAAGATGTTGGATTAGGTTATGTGCAATTAGGACAATCTTCTTCTACCCTATCTGGTGGAGAAGCACAAAGAATTAAACTTGCCTCTTTTTTAGTAAAAGGGAATACCAAAGACAAAGCGCTATTTATTTTTGATGAACCTACCACAGGGTTACATTTTCACGACATACAAAAGCTATTAAACTCTTTTGAAGCTTTAATTGAAAAAGGGCATTCCATTATAGTTATAGAGCATAATATTGAACTAATTAAATGTGCTGATTATATTATAGATTTAGGTACTGAAGGTGGAAAAAAAGGCGGAAATTTAATTTTTGCAGGGACTCCTGAAGAATTAGCCAAAGATAAAACTTCTTTTACTGCTAAATATCTTGCTGAGAAACTATAA
- a CDS encoding DUF1842 domain-containing protein has translation MENQDTVFPVKYIISNNLPGGVSFNVNLFVDVYHKKVSGSGRIFQATNPPLNIPTALHGDYSYMATMQSTNILVVAEGVNPLIPIIPGIPNAKLRMVLDENWRTGTAYYSYLQDGQWIKVGPQKVEAIEITSNDTDIERLADTVKKEEAELATA, from the coding sequence ATGGAAAATCAAGATACGGTATTCCCAGTTAAATACATAATTAGTAACAACCTTCCTGGAGGAGTTTCTTTTAACGTAAACTTATTTGTAGATGTATACCACAAAAAAGTTTCTGGTTCTGGAAGAATTTTTCAAGCTACTAACCCGCCTTTAAATATCCCTACAGCTTTACATGGAGATTACTCTTATATGGCTACTATGCAATCTACTAACATTTTAGTTGTAGCAGAGGGGGTGAACCCTTTAATACCTATTATACCAGGTATTCCTAATGCTAAATTAAGAATGGTTTTAGATGAAAACTGGAGAACTGGTACAGCATACTATTCTTACCTTCAAGATGGTCAATGGATAAAAGTAGGTCCACAAAAAGTAGAGGCTATTGAAATTACTTCTAACGATACTGATATTGAAAGATTAGCTGATACTGTTAAAAAGGAGGAAGCTGAGTTAGCAACTGCTTAA
- a CDS encoding FAD-dependent oxidoreductase, with protein MTLIKQETTEKLLKHHIDDFLKEIKGCLPSNVEISTNWGSLEDVFQHTKKSQIFNRRLQFNPFVIVFCEQESDVLTTYQAAKNNNLPIKVRAGGHDHEGECTGTNIVLIDVSKMSEAKQVKIDPATKVAHIPPGIRFQTLTSELAKHDVMIPHGTCATVGISGFTMGGGWGPWTRKEGMCCEHLVGANIILGDGTLHKIEAKGNEVPELLWALRGGGGLSYGIVTELRIQTFPLPPVLHRFDLTWNPYEDNDPDSLIEKVPTLKVLQKWENIIKSEETPQLTGTNLKINGRPWEANKPVPSNISHNCVFYGYWEGTEESLDKFITKNFTDDLTPSIINIEPPTGADYGDKEYGLQLMSSWDRESLYKIRLKMSVDLQGTPLQPDEDEPAPHKITSRLVNKNGLDANNQNGYQKLLESLSSDLLLEGNRALGLFNYVTLGAIVGDFYKNNIDKTNSAFPYKDKLYTIQYQCWWNEKEFQKQEFQDNFVYDRTNRALDWIEVSRDYDIPNTSGAFISFKDSSIPTKTYFDKSYHRLIEIKENYSKDKYNHFRSRKTII; from the coding sequence ATGACACTAATCAAACAAGAAACCACAGAAAAGTTATTAAAACATCATATAGATGATTTTTTAAAAGAAATAAAAGGATGCCTTCCTTCAAATGTAGAAATATCAACCAACTGGGGAAGTTTAGAAGATGTTTTTCAGCATACTAAAAAAAGTCAAATATTTAACAGACGTTTACAATTCAACCCTTTTGTTATTGTTTTTTGTGAACAAGAATCTGATGTATTAACTACTTATCAAGCTGCTAAAAACAACAATTTACCTATTAAAGTGAGAGCAGGTGGACATGATCATGAAGGTGAATGTACAGGAACTAATATTGTTTTGATTGATGTGTCAAAAATGAGTGAAGCTAAACAAGTAAAAATTGATCCTGCCACAAAAGTAGCACACATTCCTCCTGGTATTCGTTTTCAAACTTTAACTAGTGAATTAGCTAAACATGATGTTATGATTCCGCATGGAACCTGTGCCACTGTTGGCATATCTGGTTTTACCATGGGTGGCGGCTGGGGGCCATGGACCAGAAAAGAAGGGATGTGTTGTGAACATTTAGTGGGTGCAAATATTATTTTAGGTGATGGTACTTTACATAAAATAGAAGCAAAAGGCAATGAAGTTCCTGAATTACTTTGGGCATTGCGTGGTGGTGGTGGTTTGAGTTATGGTATTGTTACAGAATTACGTATTCAAACATTTCCTCTACCTCCTGTTTTGCATCGTTTTGACTTAACATGGAATCCATATGAGGATAATGATCCTGATTCTTTAATTGAAAAAGTTCCTACGCTTAAGGTATTACAAAAGTGGGAAAATATTATCAAATCTGAAGAAACACCTCAACTGACTGGAACTAATTTAAAAATAAACGGAAGACCATGGGAAGCCAACAAACCCGTTCCTTCAAATATTTCTCATAATTGTGTTTTTTATGGGTACTGGGAAGGAACTGAAGAAAGTCTAGATAAATTTATAACCAAAAACTTCACTGATGATTTAACTCCCAGCATCATCAATATTGAACCTCCAACAGGTGCTGATTATGGTGATAAAGAATATGGATTACAATTAATGAGCTCTTGGGATAGAGAATCATTATATAAAATTAGACTAAAAATGTCTGTTGATTTACAAGGTACTCCATTGCAACCCGACGAAGACGAACCCGCTCCGCATAAAATTACTTCTAGATTAGTTAATAAAAACGGATTAGATGCTAATAACCAAAATGGATATCAAAAACTATTAGAGAGTCTTTCTTCTGATTTGTTATTAGAAGGAAATAGAGCATTAGGACTATTTAATTACGTAACTCTTGGAGCTATTGTTGGTGATTTTTATAAAAACAACATAGATAAAACGAACAGTGCTTTTCCTTATAAGGATAAATTATACACCATTCAATACCAATGTTGGTGGAATGAAAAAGAGTTTCAAAAACAAGAGTTTCAAGATAACTTTGTGTACGATAGAACTAATAGAGCTTTAGATTGGATTGAAGTGAGTAGGGATTATGACATTCCAAATACATCTGGAGCATTTATTAGTTTTAAAGATAGTTCTATTCCTACCAAAACTTATTTTGATAAGAGTTACCATCGACTTATAGAAATCAAAGAAAACTACTCTAAAGACAAATACAATCACTTTAGGTCTAGAAAAACAATTATATAA
- a CDS encoding glycoside hydrolase family 18 protein: MSKKVIGYFSNWINLEDVKNKYEGYTDILFAFWQDPNTGMVGAAEAVTKTPEIISFLKNKNKKCILAAGGANLAPLHFVAKDFGTELANFAIQYGFDGVDLDIENLTTPPTQEEINWLVEATKAVKKVNKNLLISHAPQATYFTNNGGYSLVEKGTGGAIDYYNIQYYNQGSWGYQTYSNYDDIFTIMYENQVNETSIPSIIKQGVPANKLMVGKPITIQDLGSPKSTGYIPLEGLTKIINQALENKIPFGGVMGWKIDSDKNGHWGKTMKQTLSNKKVPVKI, from the coding sequence ATGTCTAAAAAAGTTATTGGTTATTTCAGTAATTGGATTAACCTAGAAGATGTTAAAAACAAATACGAAGGATATACTGATATTTTATTTGCTTTTTGGCAAGACCCAAATACTGGTATGGTAGGTGCTGCTGAAGCAGTTACTAAAACCCCTGAAATAATAAGTTTTTTAAAGAACAAAAACAAAAAATGTATTCTAGCTGCAGGAGGAGCTAACTTAGCTCCGTTACATTTTGTAGCTAAAGATTTTGGTACCGAATTAGCAAATTTTGCTATACAATATGGTTTTGATGGAGTTGATTTAGATATCGAAAACTTAACCACTCCTCCTACACAAGAAGAAATTAACTGGCTTGTAGAAGCTACTAAAGCGGTAAAAAAGGTAAATAAAAACCTTTTAATATCACATGCTCCTCAAGCTACTTATTTTACAAATAATGGAGGGTACAGCTTAGTTGAAAAAGGCACTGGTGGTGCGATAGACTACTATAATATCCAGTATTATAATCAAGGATCTTGGGGCTACCAAACTTACTCTAATTATGATGACATATTTACAATCATGTATGAAAATCAAGTTAATGAAACCTCTATTCCTAGTATTATTAAACAAGGAGTTCCCGCTAACAAACTTATGGTAGGAAAACCTATAACTATTCAAGATTTAGGAAGCCCAAAATCTACTGGATATATTCCTTTAGAAGGACTTACTAAGATAATCAATCAAGCCTTAGAAAATAAAATACCTTTTGGAGGAGTTATGGGATGGAAAATTGATAGTGACAAGAATGGTCATTGGGGAAAAACCATGAAGCAAACGTTATCTAATAAAAAAGTACCTGTTAAAATCTAA